Proteins from one Nitrobacteraceae bacterium AZCC 2146 genomic window:
- a CDS encoding two-component system nitrogen regulation response regulator GlnG (product_source=KO:K07712; cath_funfam=1.10.10.60,1.10.8.60,3.40.50.2300,3.40.50.300; cog=COG2204; ko=KO:K07712; pfam=PF00072,PF00158,PF02954; smart=SM00382,SM00448; superfamily=46689,52172,52540; tigrfam=TIGR01818), whose translation MAAGSILVADDDTAIRTVLNQALSRAGYEVRLTGNAATLWRWVSQGEGDLVITDVVMPDENAFDLLPRIKKMRPNLPVIVMSAQNTFMTAIRASERGAYEYLPKPFDLKELIAIVGRALAEPKERVASHADDGEFDSIPLVGRSPAMQEIYRVLARLMQTDLTVMISGESGTGKELVARALHDYGKRRNGPFVAVNMAAIPRDLIESELFGHERGAFTGANSRASGRFEQAEGGTLFLDEIGDMPMEAQTRLLRVLQQGEYTTVGGRTPIKTDVRIVAASNKDLRILIQQGLFREDLFFRLNVVPLRLPPLRERIEDLPDLIRHFFALAEKDGLPPKKLDALALERMKQHRWPGNVRELENLARRLAALYPQDVITGSVIDGELAPPAVVSGGSAQNGVDNLGGAVEVYLSTHFSSFPNGVPPPGLYHRILREIEVPLLTAALAATRGNQIRAADLLGLNRNTLRKKIRDLDIQVYRTGG comes from the coding sequence ATGGCTGCAGGTAGTATTCTGGTCGCGGATGACGATACCGCCATTCGCACCGTCCTGAATCAGGCCCTCTCGCGCGCCGGTTACGAGGTCCGCCTGACTGGAAACGCCGCGACTCTGTGGCGCTGGGTCAGCCAGGGCGAGGGCGATCTCGTGATCACCGACGTGGTGATGCCGGACGAGAACGCATTCGACCTGCTGCCGCGCATCAAGAAGATGCGACCGAACCTGCCGGTCATCGTGATGAGCGCGCAGAATACCTTCATGACCGCGATCCGCGCCTCGGAGCGCGGTGCCTACGAATACCTGCCGAAGCCATTCGACCTGAAGGAGTTGATCGCCATCGTCGGCCGCGCACTAGCCGAGCCGAAGGAACGGGTCGCCAGCCACGCCGATGACGGCGAGTTCGATTCGATTCCGCTGGTCGGCCGCTCGCCGGCGATGCAGGAAATCTATCGCGTCCTCGCGCGCCTGATGCAGACCGATCTCACCGTGATGATCTCCGGCGAGTCCGGCACCGGCAAGGAACTGGTGGCGCGCGCGCTGCATGACTACGGCAAGCGCCGCAACGGCCCGTTCGTTGCCGTCAACATGGCCGCGATCCCCCGCGACCTCATTGAATCCGAACTGTTCGGCCACGAGCGCGGCGCCTTCACCGGCGCCAACAGCCGCGCCTCCGGCCGCTTCGAGCAGGCCGAGGGTGGCACGCTGTTTCTCGACGAAATCGGCGACATGCCGATGGAGGCGCAGACCCGCTTGCTGCGCGTGCTGCAGCAGGGCGAATATACGACCGTCGGCGGCCGAACCCCGATCAAGACCGACGTGCGCATCGTCGCCGCCAGCAACAAGGACCTCCGGATCCTGATCCAGCAGGGTCTGTTCCGCGAAGATTTGTTCTTCCGCCTCAACGTGGTGCCGCTGCGTCTTCCTCCTTTGCGTGAACGGATCGAGGATCTACCCGACCTGATCCGGCACTTCTTCGCGCTGGCGGAAAAGGATGGCCTGCCGCCTAAGAAACTCGACGCCCTGGCGCTGGAGCGGATGAAGCAGCACCGCTGGCCCGGCAACGTTCGCGAACTAGAGAACCTCGCCCGCCGTCTCGCCGCGCTGTATCCGCAGGACGTCATCACCGGCTCGGTGATCGACGGCGAACTGGCACCGCCGGCGGTGGTTTCGGGCGGCAGCGCCCAGAACGGCGTCGATAATCTCGGCGGTGCGGTCGAGGTCTACCTCTCCACGCACTTCTCCAGCTTCCCGAACGGCGTGCCGCCGCCGGGCCTCTATCACCGCATCCTCCGGGAGATCGAGGTGCCGCTGCTCACCGCCGCGCTCGCGGCGACCCGCGGCAACCAGATCCGCGCGGCGGATCTGCTCGGCCTCAACCGCAACACGCTGCGGAAGAAGATTCGCGACCTGGACATTCAGGTCTACCGAACCGGCGGCTGA
- a CDS encoding two-component system nitrogen regulation sensor histidine kinase NtrY (product_source=KO:K13598; cath_funfam=1.10.287.130,3.30.450.20,3.30.565.10; cog=COG5000; ko=KO:K13598; pfam=PF00512,PF00672,PF00989,PF02518,PF19312; smart=SM00091,SM00304,SM00387,SM00388; superfamily=158472,55785,55874; tigrfam=TIGR00229; transmembrane_helix_parts=Inside_1_25,TMhelix_26_48,Outside_49_57,TMhelix_58_80,Inside_81_100,TMhelix_101_123,Outside_124_298,TMhelix_299_321,Inside_322_393,TMhelix_394_416,Outside_417_761), with protein MTSADTSAPAFEPSSAEPRRSPLRRLFAPLAVGLALISAFLTFVVLTGLTPISPTHNVVVTFLLINAATVFLLVLIISREVWKVVQARRRGRAAARLHVQIVSLFSVIAVLPAVLVSIVANVTLDRGLDRLFSGPTREVIGNSLIVANAYLHEHAQLIRGDILGMANDISHARPLFDQDRGTFRSLLTASATSRNLPGAMIIDKDRNVLESAQTGIRQDFTTPAADFLKNVDETEPQIAVFIEANYVAAVIRLRAFDDTFLYVARLLDPRVVAQLRQTQASVAEYADLESRRLGIQVAFALMFTVIALTVLMSSVLIGLNFANWLVAPIRRLMGAANAVSTGDLHVQVPVIRSEGDLAHLGETFNKMTQELRTQRDELVSASDVIDSRRRFIEAVLSSASAGIIGVDGAGLVGILNRSAEKLIGHSESETLGHPLSEIIPELDEMMQNAREGKQRLVQGQITITRDGQERNLSVRVSAEQTSQSRDSYIITLDDITELVSAQRTSAWADVARRIAHEIKNPLTPIQLSAERIRRKFGKVIIDDKAIFEQCTDTIVRQVDDIRRMVDEFSRFARMPKPVIEGEDVADTVRQAVFLMRVGHPDVDIEATIKDEPMRARFDRRLISQALTNIIKNATEAIEAVPAETLGKGRIEVIAFIENEDIVIDVIDNGIGLPTVSRSRLLEPYVTTREKGTGLGLAIVGRVLEDHGGRIELNDASNIRPGARGAWMRLRFAISGQKPDAENGEPKAAPRNEIRPEAVTGS; from the coding sequence ATGACCAGCGCAGACACGTCGGCCCCAGCATTTGAACCGTCGTCGGCCGAGCCGCGCAGGTCGCCGCTGCGTCGGCTGTTCGCGCCGCTTGCGGTCGGTCTGGCGTTGATCTCGGCGTTTCTGACCTTCGTCGTCCTCACCGGTCTTACCCCGATCTCGCCGACCCACAACGTGGTCGTCACCTTCCTGCTGATCAACGCGGCGACCGTCTTCCTGCTGGTCCTCATCATCTCCCGGGAAGTCTGGAAGGTGGTTCAGGCCCGCCGCCGTGGTCGTGCCGCGGCCCGGCTGCACGTCCAGATCGTCAGCCTGTTCTCGGTGATCGCGGTGCTGCCGGCGGTGCTGGTGTCGATCGTCGCCAACGTCACGCTGGATCGTGGCCTCGACCGGTTGTTCTCGGGGCCGACCCGCGAGGTGATCGGCAATTCGCTGATCGTCGCCAATGCCTATCTGCATGAACATGCGCAGCTGATCCGCGGCGACATCCTGGGCATGGCTAACGATATCTCCCATGCGCGGCCTCTGTTCGATCAGGACCGCGGCACGTTCCGCAGCCTGCTGACGGCGAGCGCCACGTCACGCAACCTGCCGGGCGCGATGATTATCGACAAGGACCGCAATGTCCTGGAATCCGCGCAGACCGGCATCCGCCAGGATTTTACGACGCCGGCCGCGGACTTCCTCAAGAACGTCGACGAGACCGAGCCGCAGATCGCCGTCTTCATCGAGGCCAATTACGTCGCCGCGGTGATCCGGCTGCGCGCTTTCGACGACACTTTCCTCTATGTGGCGCGGCTGCTCGATCCGCGCGTCGTCGCCCAGTTGCGACAGACCCAGGCCAGCGTCGCCGAATATGCCGACCTGGAATCCCGAAGGCTCGGCATCCAGGTCGCCTTCGCGCTGATGTTCACGGTGATCGCCCTGACGGTGCTGATGTCTTCTGTGCTGATCGGCCTGAATTTCGCCAACTGGCTGGTGGCGCCGATCCGCCGCCTGATGGGCGCCGCCAACGCGGTATCGACCGGCGACCTGCACGTCCAGGTGCCGGTGATCCGGTCGGAAGGCGATCTCGCCCATCTCGGCGAGACCTTCAACAAGATGACGCAGGAATTGCGGACCCAGCGCGACGAACTGGTCAGCGCCAGCGACGTCATCGACAGCCGTCGCCGTTTCATCGAAGCGGTACTGTCGTCGGCGAGCGCCGGGATCATCGGCGTCGATGGCGCCGGTCTGGTCGGCATCCTCAATCGCTCCGCCGAGAAACTGATCGGCCATTCGGAATCCGAAACGCTCGGTCACCCCTTGTCCGAGATCATTCCTGAACTCGACGAGATGATGCAGAACGCCCGCGAGGGCAAGCAGCGGCTGGTGCAGGGCCAGATCACCATCACCCGCGACGGCCAGGAGCGTAATCTGTCGGTACGCGTCAGCGCCGAGCAAACCAGCCAGTCGCGCGACAGCTACATCATCACCCTCGACGACATCACCGAACTGGTGTCCGCGCAGCGCACTTCGGCCTGGGCCGACGTCGCCCGCCGCATTGCCCACGAGATCAAGAACCCGCTGACGCCGATCCAGCTCTCCGCCGAGCGCATCCGCCGCAAGTTCGGCAAGGTGATCATCGACGACAAGGCGATCTTCGAGCAATGTACCGACACCATCGTGCGCCAGGTCGACGACATCCGGCGCATGGTCGATGAGTTCTCACGCTTTGCGCGGATGCCGAAGCCGGTGATCGAGGGCGAAGACGTCGCCGATACCGTGCGCCAGGCGGTGTTCCTGATGCGGGTCGGCCATCCCGATGTGGATATCGAGGCCACCATCAAGGACGAGCCGATGCGGGCACGGTTCGACCGCCGGCTGATCTCGCAGGCACTCACCAACATCATCAAGAATGCCACCGAAGCGATCGAGGCGGTGCCCGCGGAAACGCTCGGGAAGGGCCGCATTGAGGTCATCGCCTTCATCGAGAACGAGGACATCGTGATCGACGTGATCGACAACGGCATCGGCCTGCCGACCGTGAGCCGTTCGCGTCTGCTGGAACCCTATGTGACCACGCGCGAAAAGGGCACCGGCCTCGGCCTCGCCATCGTCGGACGCGTTCTGGAAGATCATGGCGGGCGCATCGAACTGAACGACGCCTCGAACATCCGGCCGGGCGCCCGCGGCGCCTGGATGCGGCTGCGGTTCGCGATCTCCGGTCAAAAACCTGACGCGGAAAACGGCGAACCTAAAGCCGCGCCGCGCAACGAAATAAGACCTGAAGCCGTCACCGGCAGCTGA
- a CDS encoding two-component system nitrogen regulation response regulator NtrX (product_source=KO:K13599; cath_funfam=1.10.10.60,1.10.8.60,3.40.50.2300,3.40.50.300; cog=COG2204; ko=KO:K13599; pfam=PF00072,PF00158,PF02954; smart=SM00382,SM00448; superfamily=46689,52172,52540), whose product MANDILIVDDEADIRDLVAGILDDEGFTTRTARDSDSALAEISNRRPSMVFLDIWLQGSKLDGLQLLEQIKRDNAELPVVMISGHGNIETAVAAIKRGAYDFIEKPFKSDRLILVATRALETSRLKREVKELKQLAPVASSLTGRSAAMNQLRQTIDRAAKANSRILIVGPSGAGKELAARTLHNASGRAEGPFVVINAAAITPERMEVELFGIEQSNGEQARKAGALEEAHGGTLFIDEIGDMPRETQNKILRVLVDQTFQRAGGTSKVHVDVRIISSTARNLEEEIAEGRFREDLYHRLSVVPIRVPPLSEHREDIPELIEYFMEQISVATGLPKRQIGQDAMAVLQSHVWPGNIRQLRNNVERVMILAGGGPEVIITADMLPQDVGSMVPSMPTSNNGEHIMGLPLREAREVFERDYLIAQISRFSGNISRTAEFVGMERSALHRKLKALGVG is encoded by the coding sequence ATGGCAAATGACATTCTGATCGTCGACGACGAAGCCGACATTCGCGATCTGGTCGCGGGCATTCTGGATGACGAAGGTTTTACGACGCGCACGGCGCGCGACAGCGATTCGGCGCTGGCGGAAATCTCCAACCGCCGCCCCAGCATGGTATTTCTCGATATCTGGCTGCAGGGCAGCAAGCTCGACGGCCTGCAGCTGCTGGAACAGATCAAGCGCGACAATGCCGAACTGCCGGTCGTGATGATCTCGGGCCACGGCAACATCGAAACCGCGGTCGCGGCGATCAAGCGCGGCGCCTATGACTTCATCGAAAAGCCGTTCAAGTCCGACCGCCTCATTCTCGTCGCGACGCGGGCGCTGGAAACCTCGCGGCTGAAGCGCGAAGTGAAGGAGCTGAAACAGCTGGCCCCGGTGGCGAGTTCGCTGACCGGCCGCTCCGCCGCGATGAACCAGCTGCGCCAGACCATCGATCGCGCGGCGAAAGCCAACAGCCGAATCCTGATCGTCGGGCCCTCCGGCGCCGGCAAGGAGCTGGCGGCGCGCACGCTGCACAATGCCTCGGGCCGCGCCGAAGGCCCGTTTGTGGTCATCAACGCCGCGGCGATCACGCCGGAGCGCATGGAAGTCGAGCTGTTCGGCATCGAGCAGTCCAATGGCGAGCAGGCCCGCAAGGCCGGCGCGCTGGAAGAGGCCCATGGCGGCACGCTGTTCATCGACGAGATCGGCGATATGCCGCGCGAGACCCAGAACAAGATTCTGCGCGTGCTGGTCGACCAGACTTTCCAACGGGCAGGGGGCACCTCAAAAGTTCACGTCGATGTCCGCATCATCTCATCGACCGCACGCAACCTCGAGGAAGAGATCGCCGAGGGGCGTTTCCGCGAGGACCTCTATCATCGGCTGTCGGTCGTGCCGATCCGGGTGCCGCCGCTCTCCGAGCATCGCGAGGACATTCCCGAACTGATCGAATATTTCATGGAACAGATCTCGGTCGCCACCGGCCTGCCGAAGCGCCAGATCGGCCAGGACGCCATGGCGGTGCTGCAGTCGCATGTCTGGCCCGGCAACATCCGCCAGCTCCGCAACAACGTCGAGCGCGTCATGATTCTGGCCGGCGGCGGCCCGGAGGTGATCATCACCGCCGACATGCTGCCGCAGGATGTCGGCTCGATGGTGCCGTCGATGCCGACCAGCAACAATGGCGAGCACATCATGGGCCTGCCGCTGCGCGAGGCACGCGAAGTGTTCGAACGCGATTATCTGATCGCGCAAATCAGCCGGTTCTCCGGTAATATCTCGCGCACCGCCGAATTCGTCGGCATGGAGCGCTCGGCGCTGCATCGCAAGCTCAAAGCCCTCGGCGTCGGCTAA
- a CDS encoding D-alanine transaminase (product_source=KO:K00824; cath_funfam=3.20.10.10; cog=COG0115; ko=KO:K00824; pfam=PF01063; superfamily=56752; tigrfam=TIGR01121), which yields MSRIAYVNGHYQNLRDAAVNVEDRGYQFADGIYEVCEVIGGKMVDFPRHMARMQRSLRELRIAEAMPLASLKIVMQEVVRRNRINYGIVYLQISRGVAHRDHGFPSPDVKPSLVVTAKSLNFAKNQETAARGVKVITTAENRWPRVDIKTVGLLPNVLARQEARDKGAYEAWYVDADGFVTEGASCNAWIVTREGKVVTRTAERGILAGITRAVLIEVLASMQLKLEERNFTPEEAYQAAEAFVSSASQIVMPVVSIDGKAIGDGKPGGIAKRLREEFHRFSAIS from the coding sequence ATGTCGCGCATTGCCTATGTGAACGGTCACTATCAAAACCTGCGCGACGCCGCCGTGAATGTCGAAGACCGTGGCTATCAGTTCGCCGACGGTATCTACGAGGTCTGCGAGGTGATCGGCGGCAAGATGGTAGATTTCCCCCGCCACATGGCACGGATGCAGCGCTCACTCCGCGAGCTCCGCATCGCGGAAGCGATGCCGCTGGCGTCGCTCAAGATCGTGATGCAGGAAGTGGTCCGGCGCAATCGCATCAATTACGGCATCGTCTATCTGCAGATCAGCCGTGGCGTCGCCCACCGCGACCATGGATTTCCGTCGCCCGACGTGAAACCCAGTCTGGTCGTCACCGCCAAATCCCTCAACTTCGCGAAGAACCAGGAGACCGCCGCGCGCGGCGTCAAGGTGATCACAACAGCCGAAAATCGCTGGCCGCGGGTCGATATCAAGACCGTCGGCCTGTTGCCGAACGTGCTGGCGCGGCAGGAGGCGCGGGACAAGGGCGCCTATGAGGCGTGGTACGTCGATGCGGACGGCTTCGTCACCGAGGGCGCGTCCTGCAACGCCTGGATCGTCACCAGGGAGGGCAAGGTGGTCACCCGCACCGCCGAGCGCGGCATCCTGGCCGGCATCACCCGCGCGGTGCTGATCGAGGTGCTGGCGTCGATGCAGCTCAAACTGGAAGAGCGCAATTTTACGCCCGAAGAGGCCTATCAGGCGGCCGAAGCCTTCGTATCGTCGGCGAGTCAGATCGTGATGCCGGTAGTCAGCATCGACGGCAAGGCCATTGGCGATGGCAAACCCGGTGGTATCGCGAAACGACTGCGCGAGGAGTTCCATCGCTTTTCGGCAATTTCCTGA
- a CDS encoding host factor-I protein (product_source=KO:K03666; cath_funfam=2.30.30.100; cog=COG1923; ko=KO:K03666; pfam=PF17209; superfamily=50182; tigrfam=TIGR02383), whose product MAADRAQNLQDTFLNHVRKTKTPLTIFLVNGVKLQGIVTWFDNFCLLLRRDGHSQLVYKHAISTIMPGAPIQLFEGGEDAPA is encoded by the coding sequence ATGGCGGCAGACCGCGCACAAAATCTACAGGACACCTTCCTCAACCACGTACGTAAAACCAAGACGCCTTTGACGATCTTTCTGGTGAATGGCGTAAAGCTGCAGGGAATTGTCACCTGGTTCGACAATTTCTGCCTCTTGCTCCGTCGCGACGGGCATTCGCAGCTTGTGTACAAGCATGCGATCTCGACCATCATGCCGGGCGCTCCGATCCAGTTGTTCGAAGGCGGCGAGGACGCTCCAGCTTGA
- a CDS encoding GTP-binding protein HflX (product_source=KO:K03665; cath_funfam=3.40.50.300; cog=COG2262; ko=KO:K03665; pfam=PF01926,PF13167,PF16360,PF19275; smart=SM00382; superfamily=52540; tigrfam=TIGR03156): MVVIGPYLRMRRGDADAQSDTYVRNSEARLEEAVGLARAIDLTIAEAVAAPIGQIRPATYLGKGKVEEIVGLIAGHDIELVVMDCALSPIQQRNLEKEWNTKVLDRTGLILEIFGRRAKTKEGALQVELAHLNYQRSRLVRSWTHLERQRGGFGFMGGPGETQIEADRRLIGDRITRIENEIKKVQATRRLHRAGRQRVPYRVVALVGYTNAGKSTLFNRLTRADVQAADMLFATLDPTLRALTLPHGGKAMLSDTVGFISNLPTQLVAAFRATLEEVLEADIILHVRDISHEDADAQQSDVDKVLRQLGIDTDASARILEVWNKIDRFTPDERENLANIAARRPPEKPCFMVSAESGEGIDALLDAIEERLAASRITLDLSIDAADGAGVSWLHRNAEVLMKELHDGHFDMVVRVDETKRDVVINRFSAVLHPVEH; this comes from the coding sequence GTGGTGGTCATCGGCCCCTATCTGCGTATGCGGCGTGGCGACGCCGATGCGCAATCGGACACCTATGTTCGCAATTCAGAGGCCCGGCTAGAAGAAGCCGTCGGCCTCGCGCGCGCCATCGACCTCACCATCGCCGAAGCCGTCGCCGCGCCGATCGGCCAGATCCGGCCCGCCACCTATCTCGGCAAGGGCAAGGTCGAGGAGATCGTCGGCCTGATCGCCGGGCACGATATTGAACTGGTGGTAATGGACTGCGCGCTGTCGCCGATCCAGCAGCGCAATCTCGAAAAGGAATGGAACACCAAGGTGCTCGACCGCACCGGTCTCATTCTGGAAATCTTCGGCCGCCGCGCCAAAACCAAGGAAGGCGCGCTGCAGGTCGAACTCGCGCATCTCAACTATCAGCGCAGTCGACTGGTGCGGTCATGGACCCATCTGGAACGCCAGCGCGGCGGCTTCGGCTTCATGGGCGGCCCCGGCGAAACCCAGATCGAGGCGGATCGCCGGCTGATCGGCGACCGCATCACGCGGATCGAAAACGAGATCAAGAAGGTCCAGGCGACGCGCCGGCTACATCGCGCCGGCCGGCAGCGCGTGCCGTACCGCGTCGTGGCCCTGGTCGGCTACACCAATGCCGGCAAGTCGACGCTGTTCAACCGGCTGACGCGCGCCGACGTGCAGGCCGCCGACATGCTGTTCGCCACACTGGACCCGACACTGCGCGCGCTGACGCTGCCGCATGGCGGCAAGGCGATGCTGTCCGACACCGTCGGATTCATCTCCAACCTGCCGACGCAATTGGTCGCCGCATTCCGCGCCACGCTGGAAGAAGTGCTGGAAGCCGACATTATCCTGCACGTCCGCGATATCTCGCATGAAGATGCCGACGCCCAGCAAAGCGACGTCGACAAGGTGTTGCGTCAGCTCGGCATCGACACCGATGCCAGCGCGCGGATTCTCGAGGTCTGGAACAAGATCGACCGCTTCACACCGGACGAGCGCGAAAACCTCGCCAACATTGCCGCGCGCCGTCCGCCGGAAAAGCCGTGCTTCATGGTATCAGCCGAAAGCGGCGAGGGCATTGATGCGCTGCTCGATGCCATCGAGGAGCGGCTCGCCGCTAGCCGCATCACGCTGGACCTCTCGATCGATGCCGCCGATGGCGCCGGCGTCAGCTGGCTGCATCGCAACGCCGAAGTTCTGATGAAGGAACTGCACGACGGTCATTTCGACATGGTGGTGCGCGTCGACGAGACCAAGCGCGACGTGGTCATCAATCGGTTCAGCGCGGTGCTGCATCCGGTCGAACACTGA
- a CDS encoding ATP diphosphatase (product_source=KO:K04765; cath_funfam=1.10.287.1080; cog=COG3956; ko=KO:K04765; pfam=PF03819; superfamily=101386; tigrfam=TIGR00444), whose protein sequence is MTPSRDIAGLIEIMARLRTPVTGCPWDLEQDFASIAPYTIEEAYEVADAIARQDLGDLCEELGDLLLQVVFHARMAEEQNAFAFGDVVEAITRKMIRRHPHVFADSNGELTPSDVKGVWDRIKAEEKAERGARQPAGGAVPSTLLASIKAGQPSLTQAMALQRKASSVGFDWNDPRAVLAKIREEADEIEAALDRGDQDEVAAETGDLMFALVNLARHVGADPDLALRGTNAKFERRFGYIEQALVARGRTLQQASLEEMDALWDEAKTAENK, encoded by the coding sequence ATGACCCCTTCCCGTGATATTGCCGGCCTGATCGAGATCATGGCCCGACTGCGCACGCCGGTGACCGGCTGTCCGTGGGACCTCGAACAGGATTTTGCGAGCATCGCGCCCTACACCATCGAGGAAGCCTATGAAGTCGCCGACGCCATCGCACGCCAGGATCTCGGCGACCTCTGCGAGGAACTCGGCGACCTGCTGCTGCAGGTGGTGTTTCACGCCCGCATGGCCGAGGAACAGAATGCGTTCGCATTCGGCGACGTGGTCGAGGCGATCACCCGGAAAATGATCCGGAGGCACCCGCATGTGTTCGCCGACAGCAACGGCGAACTGACGCCATCGGACGTCAAGGGCGTCTGGGATCGCATCAAGGCCGAAGAAAAAGCCGAGCGCGGGGCGCGGCAGCCGGCGGGCGGAGCGGTACCTTCAACGCTGCTGGCCAGCATCAAGGCCGGCCAGCCCTCGCTGACCCAGGCGATGGCTCTGCAGCGCAAAGCCTCCAGCGTTGGCTTCGACTGGAACGATCCCCGCGCGGTGCTGGCAAAAATCCGCGAAGAGGCCGATGAAATCGAGGCGGCGCTCGATCGCGGCGATCAGGATGAGGTCGCGGCCGAGACCGGAGACCTGATGTTCGCGCTGGTCAATCTGGCGCGCCATGTCGGCGCCGATCCCGATCTCGCGCTTCGCGGCACCAACGCCAAGTTCGAGCGACGGTTCGGCTATATCGAGCAAGCGCTGGTGGCCAGGGGGCGCACGCTGCAGCAAGCGTCGCTTGAGGAGATGGATGCGCTGTGGGATGAGGCGAAGACCGCGGAGAATAAATAG
- a CDS encoding 7-cyano-7-deazaguanine synthase (product_source=KO:K06920; cath_funfam=3.40.50.620; cog=COG0603; ko=KO:K06920; pfam=PF06508; superfamily=52402; tigrfam=TIGR00364), which yields MYAAGSLAGPAKMRDFARLSQRDAECYGVPMSDQFQDQTALVLFSGGQDSATCLAWALERFARVEMLGFSYGQRHLIELDSREKLLAGMKALNADWAVKLGDSHTLDIPTLSVISDTALTRDVAIEMGAGGLPNTFVPGRNLVFLTFAAALAYRRGITHIIGGMCETDYSGYPDCRDDTIRALQHALNLGMDKNFHLHTPLMWRDKAATWALAEELGGQGLVDLIREHSHTCYLGERGALHDWGYGCGKCPACELRAKGWNEYSASAV from the coding sequence TTGTATGCCGCAGGATCGCTGGCCGGCCCAGCAAAAATGCGGGATTTTGCGCGTCTTTCACAGCGCGATGCGGAATGCTATGGCGTGCCCATGAGCGATCAATTCCAAGACCAAACCGCTTTGGTGCTGTTCTCCGGCGGCCAGGATTCCGCGACCTGTCTGGCCTGGGCGCTAGAGCGCTTTGCGCGCGTCGAAATGCTCGGCTTCAGCTACGGCCAGCGCCACCTGATCGAACTCGACAGCCGCGAAAAACTGCTCGCCGGCATGAAGGCGCTCAATGCCGACTGGGCCGTAAAACTCGGCGACAGCCATACGCTGGATATCCCGACGCTGAGCGTGATCTCCGACACCGCTTTGACCCGCGACGTCGCCATCGAGATGGGGGCAGGCGGACTGCCCAACACCTTCGTGCCCGGCCGCAATCTGGTGTTTCTCACCTTCGCCGCCGCTTTGGCGTATCGGCGCGGCATCACCCACATCATCGGCGGCATGTGCGAGACCGACTATTCCGGCTATCCGGACTGCCGCGACGACACCATTCGGGCGCTGCAGCACGCGCTCAACCTCGGCATGGACAAGAATTTCCATCTGCACACGCCGCTGATGTGGCGCGACAAGGCTGCGACCTGGGCGCTCGCAGAGGAACTGGGCGGGCAGGGCCTGGTCGACCTGATCCGCGAACATTCCCACACCTGCTATCTCGGCGAACGTGGCGCGCTGCACGACTGGGGCTACGGCTGCGGCAAATGCCCGGCCTGCGAACTACGCGCCAAGGGCTGGAACGAGTATTCCGCCAGCGCCGTCTAA
- a CDS encoding nitrile hydratase accessory protein (product_source=TIGR03889; cath_funfam=1.10.472.20; pfam=PF02211; superfamily=50090; tigrfam=TIGR03889), translating into MALDPQAAVEATVAVPSIPRDEEGPVFREPWEAQAFAMALALHARGVFTWTEWAAALAAEIKRAQAAGDADTGETYYRHWLATLENLIAEKGVTTAATLHRYRDAWDHAADRTPHGAPIELRPDDFRH; encoded by the coding sequence ATGGCGCTCGACCCGCAGGCGGCGGTGGAAGCCACGGTCGCGGTGCCCAGCATTCCCCGCGATGAAGAAGGACCGGTGTTCCGCGAGCCCTGGGAGGCGCAGGCTTTTGCCATGGCGCTCGCCCTGCATGCGCGCGGGGTGTTCACCTGGACCGAATGGGCGGCCGCGCTGGCCGCGGAGATCAAACGCGCGCAGGCGGCCGGCGATGCCGACACCGGCGAAACCTATTACCGGCACTGGCTGGCGACGCTGGAAAACCTGATCGCCGAGAAAGGTGTCACCACGGCCGCCACCCTGCACCGCTACCGCGACGCCTGGGACCACGCCGCCGACCGCACGCCGCATGGCGCGCCGATCGAGTTAAGACCAGACGATTTCAGGCATTAG